The genome window GGCGCTGCATGTCCAGCACCTGCTGCTGGTGCGCGTTCTCGCAGGGCGCGTTCTGCAGGCTGACCGCGCCGGCGCTGCCGACGCAGCGGTAGATGCGCACCGACCCATGCGCGCTGGTTTGCCTGGTCTGCGCCCAGGCGCTGCCTGCCAGCGGCAGCAGCGCGGTCAGGAGCAGGGCAGAGCGGACGAGAGCGGGCATGCGCGCATCTTGCGCGCCTTCGCCGGCCAGGGAAAGCCGGGCCGGTCGGGGATCGGCAACGCGCTCAGGCGCGCAGGATCTCGCCGCTGACCGCATCGCGGATCGGGGTGGGCTGGGCCAGGCCGCCGGTCTGCCCATCGACCATGCCGTCGAGCGCAGCCAGCAGGTGCGGATCCAGTTCGCCGCGCTGCCGCGCCGGCGGCTCGCCGCCGCGGTTGGCGCTGGTCGAGACCAGCGCGCCGCCCCAGGCGCGGCACAGCGCGGCCACCAGCGGATGCGCGCTGATCCGCACCGCGATGCCGCGGTGTGCGCCGGTAATCCAGGATGGCGCCTGCGCCGCGGCCGGCAGCACCCAGGTATGCGCGCCGGGCCAGCTGGCCAGCACCGCGGCCAGGCGCGCTGGCGGCAGCGCCGACAGCTCGAGCAGCGGGCGCAGCGGCTCCAGTTCGGCGGCGACCACGATCAAGCCTTTCTCCACCGGTCGCTGCTTGATCTGCAGCAGGCGCGTCACCGCCGCCTGGTCGTACGGATCGCAGCCCAGGCCCCAGACCGCCTCGGTGGGATAGGCGATGACACCGCCTTGCTGCAGGATGGCGACGGCTTGGCTGAGCGACAGATCGGGCATGCGTGGATGATGCGGCAGGCGATTGCTGTGAGGCAATGGCTGGGGGCGGGGAGTCGGGATTTGGGATTGGGCATTGGCAAGCGCGATGCGCGCTGTCCTGCCGATTTCGGTTCGATTTCTGGCGGGCGGGCGGGCGGGCGACGCGGGCGCTGCGAGGCGATGTGGCGGGTGCGCAGCTTGCGGCGGCTGCGGTTCTTCCAGTCTGCGCGGCGGCGCTGCCGAATGGCGCGGTGTAACTCGATCGCGGCAAGCGCGATCGCATCGCGTGCCGCGATGGATGGCGATCCAGGCCATCCGCCGCCGCCGCTGTGGATGTCGCATCCGCAGCAGCGGCGGTGGATCAAGCCGACTTGGTCGCGGCCTTCTTGACCACTTTCTTGGCCGCTTTCTTCGCGGTCTTCTTCGCTACCTTCTTGACCGCCTTCTTCGCCGCGGGCTTGGCCGGCGCGTCGGCCGCGGCCTTCTTGGCTGCGCTCTTCTTCGGCGTCGCTTCCTTCTTCGCTGCGGCCTTCTTGGCGCCGAAGCCGCGCCGTGCCGGCT of Xanthomonas translucens pv. cerealis contains these proteins:
- a CDS encoding Sua5/YciO/YrdC/YwlC family protein produces the protein MPDLSLSQAVAILQQGGVIAYPTEAVWGLGCDPYDQAAVTRLLQIKQRPVEKGLIVVAAELEPLRPLLELSALPPARLAAVLASWPGAHTWVLPAAAQAPSWITGAHRGIAVRISAHPLVAALCRAWGGALVSTSANRGGEPPARQRGELDPHLLAALDGMVDGQTGGLAQPTPIRDAVSGEILRA